One genomic region from Euzebya tangerina encodes:
- the ctaD gene encoding cytochrome c oxidase subunit I: MTAIAENPSTGTLPRRRGIFPRPTKTTGALSWLTTVDHKKIGIMYGIGALIFFVVGGLEALLIRAQLATPNGEVLSADLYNQVFTMHGLTMIFFVVMPLGAAFINYLLPLQLGARDVAFPRINAVSLWIWVVAGLFVYSSFFFEGAPNGSWVSYFPQALVGPDPAGNLASDAVAIQQSRMLFYSMGLQIAGVASLASAVNFVTTVLNMRAPGMTLMRMPVFSWMSFVTAFLLLFAMPVIGIALWQMMFQIRFAGPFFDPLNGGDPVLWEHMFWLFGHPEVYIMILPAFGIVSEILPVFSRKPLFGYSAIVFSGIAIGFLGWGVWAHHMFTAGLGPVADSAFGIATMLIAVPTGIKIFNWLGTMWGGQIRFTTPMLFAIGLVSMFTIGGLSGVTHSLVPHDTQQHDTYYVVAHFHYVLFGGALFGLFGGIYFWFPKAFGRLLNERIGKLHFWSMLIGFNLTFAPMHLLGLNGMPRRYYTYADGMGWNFWNAVVSIGSLVIALSFAIFVINIIVSRNNPPAGADPWDARSVEWLTSSPPPVHNFDDIPVISDNDELWYRKYASTSDEDAPVRVAAGGSDDENPGGPYGDRVSGKTAKELGIHMPDPSWFPLLLSLGLPIAAYGVFFEDRITMTAFFAVGGILTFGSMLGWALEPSAEEDH, encoded by the coding sequence GTGACCGCCATCGCAGAGAACCCCTCCACCGGGACGCTTCCGCGCCGCCGCGGGATCTTCCCGCGGCCCACCAAGACCACCGGTGCCCTGTCGTGGTTGACCACGGTCGACCACAAGAAGATCGGCATCATGTACGGGATCGGGGCGCTGATCTTCTTCGTCGTCGGTGGGCTGGAAGCCCTGCTCATCCGGGCCCAGCTGGCCACACCCAACGGTGAGGTCCTCTCCGCGGACCTGTACAACCAGGTCTTCACCATGCACGGCCTGACCATGATCTTCTTCGTCGTCATGCCGCTGGGCGCCGCGTTCATCAACTACCTGCTGCCGCTACAACTGGGCGCACGAGACGTCGCCTTCCCCCGCATCAACGCGGTCAGCCTGTGGATCTGGGTCGTCGCCGGCCTGTTCGTCTACAGCAGCTTCTTCTTCGAGGGCGCGCCCAACGGCTCGTGGGTGTCCTACTTCCCGCAGGCCCTCGTCGGCCCTGACCCGGCCGGCAACCTGGCGTCTGACGCGGTCGCCATCCAGCAGTCACGGATGCTCTTCTACTCCATGGGTCTGCAGATCGCCGGTGTGGCCTCACTGGCCAGTGCGGTCAACTTCGTTACGACCGTGCTCAACATGCGCGCACCCGGCATGACGCTGATGCGGATGCCCGTGTTCAGCTGGATGAGCTTCGTCACCGCGTTCCTGCTGCTCTTCGCCATGCCAGTCATCGGCATCGCCCTGTGGCAGATGATGTTCCAGATCCGCTTCGCCGGTCCCTTCTTCGATCCGCTGAACGGCGGAGACCCCGTCCTGTGGGAGCACATGTTCTGGCTCTTCGGACATCCCGAGGTCTACATCATGATCCTGCCGGCCTTCGGGATCGTCTCCGAGATCCTGCCGGTGTTCAGCCGCAAGCCGCTGTTCGGATACTCAGCGATCGTGTTCAGCGGGATCGCCATCGGCTTCCTGGGCTGGGGAGTGTGGGCCCACCACATGTTCACCGCAGGACTCGGTCCGGTCGCGGACTCCGCCTTCGGAATCGCCACGATGCTGATCGCTGTTCCGACGGGGATCAAGATCTTCAACTGGCTCGGAACGATGTGGGGTGGACAGATCAGATTCACCACCCCGATGCTGTTCGCCATCGGGCTGGTGTCGATGTTCACCATCGGTGGTCTGTCCGGCGTGACGCACTCGCTGGTGCCGCACGACACGCAGCAGCACGACACCTACTACGTCGTCGCCCACTTCCACTACGTCCTGTTCGGCGGCGCCCTGTTCGGGCTGTTCGGCGGCATCTACTTCTGGTTCCCCAAGGCCTTCGGGCGCCTCCTGAACGAACGGATCGGCAAGCTCCACTTCTGGTCGATGCTGATCGGGTTCAACCTGACCTTCGCCCCGATGCACCTCCTCGGCCTCAACGGCATGCCGCGGCGCTACTACACCTACGCCGACGGCATGGGCTGGAACTTCTGGAACGCCGTCGTATCAATCGGCTCGTTGGTGATCGCGCTTTCCTTCGCGATCTTCGTCATCAACATCATCGTCAGCCGGAACAACCCGCCGGCCGGCGCCGACCCCTGGGACGCCAGGAGCGTGGAATGGCTCACCTCCTCCCCGCCGCCCGTCCACAACTTCGACGACATCCCCGTCATCAGTGACAACGACGAGCTGTGGTACCGCAAGTACGCCAGCACCAGTGACGAGGACGCGCCGGTCAGAGTTGCGGCCGGAGGGTCCGACGACGAGAACCCGGGTGGCCCGTACGGCGACAGGGTCAGCGGCAAGACCGCGAAGGAACTGGGCATCCACATGCCGGACCCCTCCTGGTTCCCGCTGCTGCTCTCACTCGGCCTACCCATCGCCGCCTACGGCGTGTTCTTCGAGGATCGCATCACGATGACGGCGTTCTTCGCCGTCGGTGGGATCCTCACCTTCGGCTCGATGCTCGGATGGGCGCTGGAGCCCTCCGCTGAGGAGGACCACTGA
- a CDS encoding cytochrome c oxidase subunit 3: MSTVDAAEHGAADHGHATNLGMSNEKLGMWTFIGSECLFFGAMIATYLLYLNRTNGGLTAFDVFDIPFTSASTFILLMSSLGMVLALDALHKRDMRGFQTWTLATAVMGMVFLAGQKYEFAFFVEEGFKLETSPFSVSFFMLTGFHGIHVTVGVVMLVILWALSLRGGITADKHTETVELVGLYWHFVDIVWIVIFTVIYLIPVG, translated from the coding sequence ATGAGCACCGTCGACGCTGCTGAACACGGCGCGGCCGACCACGGGCACGCCACCAACCTGGGGATGTCCAACGAGAAGTTGGGCATGTGGACCTTCATCGGGTCGGAGTGCCTGTTCTTCGGCGCGATGATCGCGACCTACCTGCTGTACCTGAACCGGACCAACGGCGGGCTGACCGCCTTCGACGTCTTCGACATCCCCTTCACGTCAGCGTCGACGTTCATCCTGCTGATGTCCTCCCTCGGGATGGTCCTGGCACTGGACGCCCTGCACAAGCGCGACATGCGCGGCTTCCAGACCTGGACGCTGGCGACGGCTGTCATGGGAATGGTGTTCCTGGCGGGTCAGAAGTATGAGTTCGCCTTCTTCGTCGAAGAGGGCTTCAAGCTCGAGACCAGCCCGTTCAGCGTGTCCTTCTTCATGCTCACCGGCTTCCACGGCATCCACGTCACCGTCGGCGTCGTCATGCTGGTCATCCTCTGGGCCCTGTCGCTGCGCGGCGGCATCACCGCCGACAAGCACACCGAGACCGTGGAGCTGGTCGGCCTGTACTGGCACTTCGTCGACATCGTCTGGATCGTCATCTTCACCGTCATCTACCTGATCCCGGTCGGATGA
- a CDS encoding helix-turn-helix domain-containing protein has protein sequence MAIVVPPLKDELHWLTSADPVSPDVGQLADEIVRRLNKHIASTRLLTLPEVADMLRCSQKSVRRMVRDGRLSAFKVAERILFKPDEVGALVSRSRVTYIN, from the coding sequence ATGGCCATCGTCGTTCCACCGCTCAAAGACGAACTGCACTGGCTCACGAGCGCAGACCCCGTCTCCCCGGATGTAGGTCAACTTGCTGACGAGATTGTCCGCCGATTGAACAAGCACATCGCTTCGACGCGCCTCCTAACCCTGCCCGAGGTAGCCGACATGCTGCGATGCTCACAGAAGAGCGTCCGGCGAATGGTGAGAGATGGGCGTCTCAGCGCGTTCAAGGTTGCTGAGCGGATTCTCTTCAAGCCAGACGAGGTTGGGGCCCTAGTCTCACGGTCGAGGGTGACCTACATCAATTGA
- a CDS encoding VOC family protein, whose amino-acid sequence MPTRNSYEPGTPCWIDLNSPDVDASTAFYTGLFGWKAEDQFAPDGTRIYTNFMHDGANVAGMGAQPPEMAGMPNVWMSYVATEDIETTLARATEAGGEVMMPAMDVMEEGRMAIIRDPSGASISLWQAGNHIGAGVCNEANTWSWNELMSRDLEPAKAFYSHVFGWEYDVMDMPTGTYHVIKGGEEGGLGGLMDMPDEVPQQVPSYWGVYFTVEDAAAMLAKANDLGASTTFEPMTTPGVGTMAGVTDPLGGAFTLMQPESS is encoded by the coding sequence ATGCCCACACGCAACAGCTACGAACCCGGCACCCCCTGCTGGATCGACCTCAACAGTCCCGATGTCGACGCGTCAACGGCCTTCTACACCGGTCTGTTCGGCTGGAAGGCTGAAGATCAGTTCGCCCCGGACGGCACCAGGATCTACACCAACTTCATGCATGACGGCGCGAACGTCGCGGGGATGGGCGCCCAGCCGCCGGAGATGGCCGGGATGCCCAACGTGTGGATGAGCTACGTCGCCACCGAGGACATCGAGACCACGCTTGCCAGAGCCACAGAGGCCGGCGGCGAGGTGATGATGCCGGCCATGGATGTGATGGAGGAGGGGCGGATGGCGATCATCCGCGACCCCTCTGGCGCCTCGATCTCCCTGTGGCAGGCGGGTAACCACATCGGCGCCGGCGTGTGCAACGAGGCCAACACCTGGTCGTGGAACGAGCTGATGAGCCGCGACCTCGAACCGGCGAAGGCCTTCTACAGCCATGTGTTCGGATGGGAGTACGACGTGATGGACATGCCGACCGGGACCTATCACGTGATCAAGGGTGGCGAGGAGGGCGGGCTGGGCGGCCTGATGGACATGCCGGACGAGGTGCCGCAGCAGGTGCCGAGCTACTGGGGCGTTTACTTCACGGTCGAGGACGCGGCGGCGATGCTGGCCAAGGCGAACGACCTTGGCGCTTCGACCACGTTCGAGCCGATGACGACACCAGGCGTGGGCACGATGGCCGGCGTGACCGACCCGTTGGGCGGGGCCTTCACGCTGATGCAGCCCGAGAGTTCCTAG
- a CDS encoding CaiB/BaiF CoA transferase family protein, with amino-acid sequence MSSPDARPPATGPLHGVRVLDFGRYIAGPFCAALLGDVGAEVIRIERIDGGADRGITPLGPDDGDAGAMFVQIARNKRGMTLNPMKPRGRTITGQLIATADVVVANLPQMALQAMGLDAASVHAINPEVVLATTDTFGPGAWSDRLGFDGLGQVMSGAAHLSGPPDVPAKTYALWVDHLTGALSAFGVVTALLDRLSTGRGEHVQTALLHSALTVMSGSLAEQAIHQPNRVGTHNRSQTAGPADIVQTSDGWIIIQCVGDRLFDRLAGVVGHPEWSTDPRFGSDLARGEHRDELIPMIQAWCRPQTTDAVLEQFREAGVPSGPVLSPQQALDHEHVRSSPMIEPGRYGHITGIPLVTAPVRFGTQEPIAGPAPTLGADTDALLTELGYSASAIAELRRDRVV; translated from the coding sequence ATGAGCTCACCTGATGCACGACCGCCGGCGACCGGGCCACTCCACGGCGTTCGTGTGCTCGACTTCGGGCGCTACATCGCCGGGCCGTTCTGCGCTGCCCTGCTCGGGGATGTCGGGGCGGAGGTCATCCGGATCGAGCGGATCGATGGGGGTGCCGATCGCGGGATCACACCGCTCGGGCCCGACGACGGCGACGCCGGTGCGATGTTCGTCCAGATCGCTCGCAACAAGCGGGGCATGACCCTCAACCCGATGAAGCCCCGGGGGCGCACGATAACCGGGCAGCTCATCGCCACCGCCGATGTGGTGGTCGCCAACCTGCCACAGATGGCACTGCAGGCCATGGGGCTGGATGCGGCCTCGGTCCACGCCATCAACCCCGAGGTGGTGCTGGCCACCACCGACACGTTCGGCCCGGGCGCGTGGTCGGACCGTCTCGGCTTCGACGGGCTCGGCCAGGTGATGTCAGGGGCCGCGCACCTCTCGGGGCCGCCGGACGTCCCAGCCAAGACCTACGCCCTGTGGGTCGACCACCTGACGGGCGCGCTGAGTGCCTTCGGCGTCGTCACGGCGCTGCTCGACCGCCTCTCCACCGGGCGCGGGGAACACGTCCAGACCGCGCTGCTGCACTCGGCGCTCACGGTCATGTCGGGGAGCCTCGCCGAGCAGGCCATCCACCAGCCCAATCGTGTCGGAACGCACAATCGGTCCCAGACGGCCGGCCCGGCGGACATCGTGCAGACCTCGGATGGCTGGATCATCATCCAGTGTGTCGGGGACCGGTTGTTCGATCGGCTGGCGGGTGTGGTCGGCCATCCTGAGTGGAGCACGGACCCTCGCTTCGGCTCAGACCTGGCTCGGGGTGAGCATCGCGACGAGCTGATCCCGATGATCCAGGCGTGGTGCCGGCCGCAGACCACCGACGCCGTGCTGGAGCAGTTCCGCGAGGCCGGCGTTCCCAGTGGGCCGGTCCTGAGCCCGCAGCAGGCTCTGGACCACGAACACGTGCGGTCGAGCCCCATGATCGAGCCTGGCCGGTACGGCCACATCACCGGGATCCCCCTCGTCACCGCTCCGGTGCGCTTCGGCACCCAGGAACCGATCGCCGGCCCCGCGCCGACACTCGGTGCAGACACCGACGCGCTGCTCACCGAGTTGGGTTACTCGGCGAGTGCCATCGCGGAGCTTCGACGGGACCGGGTGGTGTGA
- a CDS encoding alpha/beta fold hydrolase: MDGLVTRNAAIVVALVFALVGAVVPAAAQTAGGDDPATRQPSLVSNESCFGLDTSTELQTLQTIREVNCFELEVPLFHDAPQDGTATLAVAVLSAVGEPTGPPILKLTGGPGEPAIPLGLTLFGLAASATLGPEGVSRDVVLLDQRGTGYSQPNLDCPEIGAGVGGGSWIAQPSPVDDAQTFLQEQGESPFLAAVQACRDRLAQITDLDAFTTLNNARDVELLRQALGEDQLTLYGTSYGSKLALRAMALFPDSWDRVILNSPIPGDANFVEELPPSYDEALAAVAAACDADPRCTFDGLLERAGAAVTELASSPVTVSVPSPVAGGPEVSLTLTANLVASALYNLHYLDEAPIAPLLDALGDRDYEAFAFTLGTSADGPPLVVQPPSSGEEGPLPSAYGMQLSNICAEEFGLADPEAAAANQAAASPLAQAFAAAPFSGAISAPVCEIWDVATADPTTLTSVESDIPALVVGAAFDQITPASYVGRTAQTLSAAVEVVVPDGVHAPLIGLGSCGGQVVSSFLGAGVDVTVPACAVQGVPTFDAIVPDAPTIGAERLSGASRYATAAATSRFTFPGGAPLVLVASGENFADALSGGAAAGSIGAPLLLTAGESLPAETAAELARLQPEQVVIIGGPNAVSSPTFRAIRDASGADVGRVFGPTRFDTAARVADLFFTDPGTVWITTGLDFPDALSAGAVAATAKQPVLLMGESVPESAAVYLGEVRPDSLVVVGGSSAVSSRTAQDASRAAGQATLERIAGENRFETSAAVAEVFPDTGSRIAAVVVEGSSFADALSATTMAAGRAPLVLSGLQRVPTAVAESVADRPGSIVVVGGEAALPDPAIVQLIQSRPPVLPATQG; the protein is encoded by the coding sequence ATGGACGGACTCGTCACTCGGAATGCCGCCATCGTGGTAGCGCTGGTGTTCGCACTCGTCGGGGCCGTGGTCCCGGCGGCGGCGCAGACCGCTGGCGGGGACGACCCGGCGACACGGCAGCCGTCGCTGGTGTCGAACGAGTCGTGCTTCGGCCTCGACACCTCCACCGAACTGCAGACGCTGCAGACCATCAGGGAGGTGAACTGCTTCGAACTGGAGGTGCCGCTGTTCCACGACGCGCCGCAGGATGGGACGGCCACACTGGCGGTCGCGGTCCTCTCCGCAGTGGGTGAGCCGACGGGGCCACCAATCCTCAAGCTGACCGGTGGTCCGGGTGAGCCGGCCATCCCGCTGGGACTGACCTTGTTCGGGCTGGCGGCCTCGGCGACCCTCGGGCCGGAGGGGGTGTCCCGCGACGTGGTTCTGCTGGACCAGCGGGGCACCGGGTACAGCCAGCCCAACCTGGACTGCCCCGAGATCGGGGCCGGTGTGGGCGGTGGCAGTTGGATTGCTCAGCCGTCGCCGGTGGATGACGCGCAGACCTTCCTGCAGGAGCAGGGGGAGTCCCCGTTCCTGGCTGCCGTCCAAGCCTGTCGCGACCGTCTGGCTCAGATCACTGACCTCGACGCCTTCACGACCCTGAATAACGCGCGGGATGTGGAGTTGCTGCGACAGGCGCTCGGCGAGGACCAGTTGACGCTGTACGGGACGAGCTACGGCTCGAAGCTGGCGTTGCGGGCGATGGCGCTGTTCCCCGACTCGTGGGACCGGGTGATCCTGAACTCGCCGATCCCAGGTGACGCCAACTTCGTGGAGGAGTTGCCGCCGTCCTACGACGAGGCCCTCGCCGCCGTCGCTGCAGCCTGTGATGCGGATCCGCGGTGCACCTTCGACGGTCTGCTGGAGCGGGCCGGTGCTGCCGTCACGGAGTTGGCGTCCTCGCCCGTCACCGTGTCCGTGCCGAGCCCGGTGGCCGGTGGCCCGGAGGTGTCGCTGACCCTCACGGCGAACCTCGTCGCCTCCGCCCTGTACAACCTGCACTACCTGGACGAGGCGCCCATTGCGCCACTGCTCGATGCCCTCGGTGACCGGGACTATGAGGCCTTCGCGTTCACGCTGGGAACCAGCGCGGACGGGCCCCCCTTGGTCGTCCAGCCTCCCTCCTCCGGTGAGGAGGGCCCGCTGCCATCCGCCTACGGGATGCAGCTGTCCAACATCTGCGCCGAGGAGTTCGGTCTGGCCGACCCTGAGGCGGCAGCGGCCAACCAGGCCGCCGCCAGCCCGCTGGCGCAGGCGTTCGCCGCCGCGCCGTTCAGCGGTGCGATCAGCGCGCCGGTGTGTGAGATCTGGGATGTCGCGACCGCCGACCCCACCACGCTGACCAGCGTCGAGAGCGACATCCCGGCGCTGGTCGTCGGCGCTGCCTTCGATCAGATCACCCCGGCCAGCTACGTGGGCCGGACCGCGCAGACTCTGAGTGCCGCGGTCGAGGTCGTGGTGCCGGACGGCGTCCACGCGCCCCTGATCGGGCTGGGCTCATGTGGCGGGCAGGTGGTCTCATCCTTCCTGGGTGCCGGGGTTGACGTGACGGTGCCGGCATGTGCCGTGCAGGGTGTGCCGACCTTCGACGCGATCGTGCCGGACGCTCCGACGATCGGGGCCGAGCGCCTGAGTGGGGCGAGCCGATACGCGACCGCGGCGGCGACCAGTCGGTTCACGTTCCCGGGTGGAGCGCCACTGGTGCTGGTGGCCAGCGGGGAGAACTTCGCCGACGCGCTGTCCGGTGGTGCGGCGGCCGGATCGATCGGGGCACCGCTGCTGCTGACCGCGGGTGAGAGCCTGCCGGCCGAGACGGCGGCAGAGCTCGCCCGCTTGCAGCCCGAGCAGGTCGTCATCATCGGTGGGCCGAACGCCGTGAGCAGTCCCACGTTCCGGGCGATCCGGGATGCATCGGGTGCGGACGTCGGTCGGGTGTTCGGGCCGACGCGCTTCGACACGGCCGCCCGGGTGGCCGATCTGTTCTTCACCGACCCGGGCACCGTGTGGATCACGACGGGTCTGGACTTCCCCGACGCCCTGTCGGCGGGAGCGGTGGCGGCCACGGCCAAGCAGCCCGTGCTGCTGATGGGTGAGTCGGTGCCGGAGTCGGCGGCCGTGTACCTGGGCGAGGTCCGGCCTGACTCGCTCGTCGTTGTCGGTGGCAGTAGTGCGGTGTCGTCGCGGACGGCACAGGACGCCAGTCGCGCGGCCGGCCAGGCGACGCTGGAGCGGATCGCCGGCGAGAACCGGTTCGAGACCTCGGCGGCCGTGGCCGAGGTGTTCCCGGACACGGGGTCCCGCATCGCCGCCGTGGTGGTGGAGGGCAGTTCGTTCGCCGATGCGCTGTCGGCGACCACGATGGCGGCCGGCCGGGCGCCCCTGGTCCTGTCGGGCCTCCAGCGGGTTCCGACGGCGGTGGCGGAGTCGGTGGCGGACCGTCCCGGATCGATCGTCGTGGTTGGCGGTGAGGCGGCGCTGCCCGACCCGGCGATCGTGCAGCTGATCCAGTCCCGCCCACCGGTGCTCCCGGCGACGCAGGGCTGA
- a CDS encoding GGDEF domain-containing protein, with the protein MCAPPAAGPRSRGDLGRLVIAISGATTFKEVLAATGAFIADQTGADRVDNMRTINDGDEVRFTRIGGSGAPGLDEIIVLPSANLPMRSLMAHGSLVRSEITPSASGDAYPLLDEAGMRHMMLIPFMIGEELVCAVRLMTGSEVGFSEADEELAQHVTYLVTGWVVRRRLETRLERSQTAARRYAYRLERLNSTSQELAAATTEDEVFAIVGRSGPDLLTFDRMFLGTIAPDGTTLTSRLITTHGLEDDPVGVFPLAGSGSMEIMEAAEVVHITDLLTCNRPDARALAAHGIRSTLNVPLTLGGAITALLVLGARPFQAFSAEDEQVLGMLARQMGATLDRVRATAELEHRARHDGLTSLANRAEFDRVLAQTVEEITATGEDAVLCYVDLDHFKQVNDTLGHAAGDALLVELAGQLRANTTSGDLVARIGGDEFVIILRNCGMSQGEDVINRLRVWIAAHGFTWDDRHVAVSMSAGLARITPGATPDQVMRSADAACYRAKHAGRNRVARSD; encoded by the coding sequence ATGTGCGCCCCTCCAGCCGCCGGACCACGAAGCCGTGGTGATCTCGGTCGGCTCGTCATCGCCATCAGCGGCGCGACGACCTTCAAGGAGGTACTGGCGGCCACGGGGGCCTTCATCGCCGATCAGACCGGGGCCGACCGCGTGGACAACATGCGCACCATCAACGATGGCGACGAGGTTCGGTTCACGAGAATCGGGGGTTCGGGGGCACCTGGACTGGACGAGATCATCGTGTTGCCGTCGGCGAACCTGCCAATGCGGAGCCTGATGGCGCACGGGAGCCTGGTCCGGTCCGAGATCACCCCCTCCGCCAGCGGAGACGCCTACCCCCTGCTGGACGAGGCCGGCATGCGGCACATGATGCTGATCCCGTTCATGATCGGCGAGGAACTCGTCTGCGCAGTACGGCTGATGACCGGTTCCGAGGTCGGGTTCAGCGAGGCCGATGAGGAGCTTGCCCAGCACGTGACCTACCTCGTCACCGGTTGGGTCGTCCGCCGACGGCTGGAGACGCGTCTGGAGCGGTCGCAGACCGCCGCGCGTCGCTACGCCTACCGCTTGGAGCGTCTGAACAGCACCAGTCAGGAACTGGCTGCGGCGACGACCGAGGACGAGGTGTTTGCGATCGTCGGCCGTTCCGGACCCGACCTCCTCACCTTCGATCGAATGTTCCTCGGCACGATCGCGCCCGACGGAACGACGCTGACCAGCCGCCTCATCACCACCCACGGCCTCGAAGACGACCCCGTCGGCGTCTTTCCACTGGCAGGCAGCGGCTCGATGGAGATCATGGAGGCGGCTGAGGTGGTCCACATCACCGACCTCCTCACCTGCAACAGGCCCGACGCACGAGCGCTTGCCGCACACGGGATCCGCTCGACGCTGAACGTCCCACTGACCCTGGGCGGCGCGATCACAGCCCTCCTGGTCCTTGGCGCGAGGCCGTTCCAGGCCTTCAGTGCTGAGGACGAGCAGGTGCTGGGGATGTTGGCCCGTCAGATGGGCGCGACGCTTGATCGGGTCCGAGCCACGGCAGAGCTCGAGCACCGCGCCAGGCACGATGGCCTGACGTCGTTGGCCAACCGCGCCGAGTTCGACCGCGTTCTGGCGCAAACGGTGGAGGAGATAACAGCGACCGGCGAGGACGCCGTCCTGTGCTACGTGGACCTCGACCACTTCAAGCAGGTCAACGACACCCTCGGCCACGCGGCCGGGGACGCGCTGCTGGTGGAGTTGGCTGGTCAGCTCCGCGCCAACACGACCTCGGGGGATCTGGTCGCCCGCATCGGCGGCGACGAGTTCGTGATCATCCTGAGGAACTGCGGCATGTCGCAGGGTGAAGACGTCATCAACCGGCTTCGCGTCTGGATCGCTGCGCACGGGTTCACCTGGGACGACCGCCACGTCGCGGTGTCCATGAGCGCGGGCCTTGCCCGGATCACGCCCGGTGCGACACCCGATCAGGTGATGCGCAGCGCAGATGCTGCCTGCTACCGCGCCAAGCACGCCGGACGAAACCGGGTGGCCCGCTCGGACTGA
- a CDS encoding tyrosine-type recombinase/integrase, producing the protein MASIHKRGSSFEVRYRDPKDGTNRSKAFGSHREAAAFRASVEVDVATGQYVSPVESNRRFVEALRTWLDTKTRRADYEQTLLSISRKWIGLPYDDGEVRPATDGRPFADLPLGAISAADIEDVLRQMKHAGRSSAYRRKCYQIIDGTFKLAITQRRLTFNPCTAIAEVPSPAPRRKAKPIPDVVIRQLIDQLRFERDRVFVMWLAYTGCRPVEALALRVGDLDLERRRVTVQTAKGHDDHERTRVIGLAEPLMDVLQAYSEGRSADQWLFPDRRTPDQSFGLTAWRNNVWNPAKKAIGQPRIQPYDLRHTCASRLLANGATMVDVARWLGHEKVSTTSDIYAHLLDEDKHADRLAALLT; encoded by the coding sequence GTGGCCAGCATCCACAAGCGCGGAAGTTCGTTCGAAGTCCGCTATCGGGACCCCAAGGATGGGACCAATCGCTCGAAGGCCTTCGGGTCACACCGCGAAGCAGCGGCATTTCGAGCCAGTGTCGAAGTTGACGTCGCCACCGGACAGTACGTGTCTCCAGTCGAGAGCAATAGGCGGTTCGTAGAGGCGCTGAGGACGTGGCTCGACACGAAGACACGGAGGGCTGACTACGAGCAGACGCTCTTGAGCATCTCTCGGAAGTGGATCGGTCTCCCGTATGACGATGGGGAGGTGCGTCCCGCGACGGACGGACGACCGTTCGCCGACCTGCCGCTGGGGGCTATCAGCGCCGCAGATATAGAAGACGTCCTGCGGCAAATGAAGCATGCCGGTCGGTCCTCCGCATACCGGCGCAAGTGCTATCAGATCATCGATGGAACCTTCAAGCTGGCGATCACCCAGCGGCGGCTCACATTCAATCCATGCACGGCGATAGCCGAGGTGCCGTCGCCGGCGCCACGCCGCAAGGCGAAGCCGATACCCGACGTCGTCATTCGCCAGCTCATCGACCAGTTGCGCTTCGAACGAGACCGCGTGTTCGTCATGTGGCTCGCCTACACGGGCTGTCGTCCTGTCGAAGCCTTGGCGCTCCGGGTCGGTGACCTGGACCTCGAAAGGCGCCGGGTCACAGTCCAGACGGCCAAGGGGCACGATGACCACGAGCGGACCAGAGTCATCGGGCTAGCAGAGCCGCTCATGGACGTGTTGCAGGCGTACTCGGAGGGGCGGTCAGCTGACCAGTGGCTGTTCCCGGATCGCAGGACGCCGGACCAATCCTTCGGCTTGACCGCTTGGCGAAACAATGTCTGGAATCCGGCGAAGAAGGCCATTGGCCAACCGAGGATCCAGCCGTATGACCTGCGGCACACGTGCGCATCCCGTCTTCTGGCGAATGGCGCGACGATGGTCGACGTTGCCAGGTGGCTCGGTCACGAGAAGGTCTCGACGACTTCGGACATCTATGCCCATCTGCTCGATGAGGACAAGCACGCCGACCGCCTCGCTGCACTCCTGACGTAG
- the dcd gene encoding dCTP deaminase gives MILSDTTIRAALEEGRIAVDPLGEDAIQPSSIDLRVDAEFRVFNNHLYPYIDVRDPQPDLTESITVEEDQPFILHPGEFVLGSTLEKVTLPTDLVARIEGKSSLGRLGLLVHATAGFVDAGFSGWLTLELSNVANLPIAIYPSMKIGQLAFFQLDQEASVAYGDAALGSKYQGQRGPTASRYFKNFD, from the coding sequence GTGATCCTGTCCGACACCACCATCCGTGCCGCCCTCGAGGAGGGCCGGATCGCCGTCGATCCGCTGGGCGAGGACGCCATCCAGCCCTCCAGCATCGACCTGCGGGTGGACGCAGAGTTCCGGGTCTTCAACAACCACCTCTATCCCTACATCGATGTGCGAGACCCTCAGCCGGACCTCACCGAGTCCATCACCGTCGAGGAGGACCAGCCGTTCATCCTCCATCCGGGCGAGTTCGTCCTGGGGTCAACGTTGGAGAAGGTGACGCTTCCGACCGACCTGGTGGCCCGCATCGAGGGGAAGAGCAGCCTGGGCCGTCTGGGTCTGCTGGTGCACGCGACCGCCGGGTTCGTGGATGCGGGGTTCTCGGGCTGGCTGACGCTCGAGCTCTCCAACGTCGCCAACCTCCCCATCGCCATCTACCCCAGCATGAAGATCGGACAGCTGGCCTTCTTCCAGCTGGACCAAGAAGCGTCGGTCGCGTACGGGGACGCCGCGTTGGGGTCGAAGTACCAGGGGCAGCGCGGGCCGACGGCGAGCCGGTACTTCAAGAACTTCGACTGA